From the genome of Ziziphus jujuba cultivar Dongzao chromosome 4, ASM3175591v1:
TGGGTATGGCCGGAAAACTGATTACGAGCAACAGAGTTCCGAATACGGATCTGGGTACGGTCGCAAGAGTGAATATGAGCAACAGAGTTCCGAATACGGATCTGGGTACGGTCGCAAAACTGAGTATGAACAACCGAGTTCCGAATACGGATCTGGTTACGGTCGCAAAACTGAGTATGAGCAACCGAGTTCCGAATACGGATCTGGTTACGGTCGCAAGAGTGAGTATGAGCAACAGAGTTCCGAATACGGATCTGGGTACGGTCGCAAAACTGAGTACGAGCAACAGAGCTCCGAATACGGATCAGGGTTCGGTCGCAAAAGTGAGTTTGAACAGCCCAGTTCGGAGTACGGTTCCGGATATCGCCAGAAACCTGAATCGGATGAATACGGATCGGGTTATGGCCGGAAGACTGATAATCCCGCATCGGAATACGGGTCTGGGTATGACCGGAAGCCAACTTACGGCGAGGAGCAAGGTAGTGGTTATGGATATGGAGGTTCTGGCTATGGAAGGAATGAATCCGAAAGGCCTGGATATGGCGATGAGCCACCAAAGAGGCCAAGTTATGGGAGTCAGAGTTATGAGAGTCAGGGAGCAGAGGAATATGGCAGGCCAGCTTATCAGAGGCCAAGTTATGGGCGAATCGAGGAGGAGGATTACCGGAAGCCTAGTTATGAGAGGcgtggtgatgatgatgaagaccgTCCCAAGTATGGCTATGGTGAAGAAAGCTATGGTCGCAAAAAAGATGTGAGCACTTGAATCTTTTaaactcttatttatttatgtatgatATGCATGCACATATTGTAACATGTCTACAATTATGTGGTCTGGTTAATTGTTTACTCTCTTTTAAGGAGGTTGATTATCTAGTTGACTAATCACAGTGTGAATGAATGTTACAGGGAGATGATGACTCTGATGATGATGAGGAGAAAAAGCACCGTCATTACaagcaccaccaccaccaccgcaaGAGTTACGATGATGAGTGATCTGATCTGGATGCTTGTGAGAGTATTGGATTCGTGCCATGTTTAGCTACTACTGCTACTGCTAAATAAAAGGATTTGGCATGTATTCCTTTTAGTgtcataaattataatatcaaaAGTTAATGTGTGTGTGATCGTGCTTCTAAATAAAATCCCAGACATTTGGGCTGGTGTGTCTGTATCACATTATGTTCTTTACGTGATTATCAATAATGTATGTTATGAATGTGGTTTGCTTATTAATATGATGCTCTATCCACTGTTTTTGGTTTATCAATTTTCAGTTTATGAAGCAGAGCAATGATGGGATGTAACGGAGTATTAGGTAATAATGAAGATGGTACTCTTGAAAACATTAATGAAGATGGTAATCTTGAAAACATTTATCCAATCAACAGTAAATGGTAAATGGAAATGGCTCTCAGGATGTGTTCAACTACAGAAATATGTTCTTTTAGAAGTTTCCAACTTGGAGGGGCACTAATCGCCTTCGAAGACATGTCAATGAGAAACCTTTGATTGCATTCTGTCCGAGCACATAATCTTTTTTGCTGCAGACACAAATGAGAGACCAGGACatcgatttttattttctgcaaATTTGATTTACTTCATGATACAAGGAACATGTGAGATTACATCTCAGTGCTGGGCAACCTAGGGGTACACATTAAGAAATATGCCTCCAATCTTTTGTGTGTTGTTAAGACTAATGCACCCAGTAAGCTCTGGGAGGGCTTTGTAGAAAGTTAGCATATCATAGAACAATCTGGCAAGACGTTGCCGGTACATCTGATGGAAACTCAACCATTCTCCTTGTTTCTAAGTTCCATGACCAACAGAAGCAAGAGGCTGGATCTGTAAATAGGGCTCCAGTAATCGGCAAATGATCTAAGAATTGGATCCTTGGAAAACAAGGTTGACAAACTGGGAACCAGGCTACAACAGAAGAGAAATTTACCCCATTAATTCGGAATGCAGATACAGCATTGATGTTAAATCTTTATGCTCCCATCCAACTGCAACCAGGATTCTTTCTTGCACCATTGATCATCATGGCATGCCTCATCTCATTTGCCTCCTCTGTCCGTCCTGCAGCAACATAAATATCACGAAGGAGGATATAGTATCCTCCCTCATCTGGTTTCAACTCTAGCAATCGTTTCACAACTCTCTCCGCCATATCTACATTACCATGAGTTCTGCAAGCTGCAAGCAGTGCTCCCCAAACAGCATCATTGCTTGGTATTGGCATGCTAGTTATTAATTGATATGCTTCTTCAAGCCGACCTGCCTTGCCCAACATGTCTACCATGCATCCATAATGCTCAATACTTGCCTCAATTCCATAGTCCTTTTGCATGCTCTCAAATAGTCTGTAACCTTCATCCACCAATCCCTTGTGTGTGTAAGCGACTAATAGGGCTAAAAAGGTGATCCCATCAGGTTGAATACCAGAGTTGACCATGCTTTCATACAAACTAAATGCATCATCTGCATTGCCATGGTTTGCGCAAGCTGAGATGATCGAATTCCAAGTGATCAAGCTCTTCCTGTTCATGTTTCTGAACACTTGCCAAGCGCCATCCATGTATCCACATTTTGCATACAAGTCGATCAAAGCATTGCAAAGCGAAACCATCCACCCACACCCGTTATCTTCAATATATCGGTGAATTTCTGTCCCAGTTTCCAAATCTCCCAAATTTGTACATGCCGTGATTACACCCACCATGGTGACCTCGTCTGGTCTCACTCCTGCATCCCTCATATCCCAAAACAAATCAAGTGCCTCCCTCGATCGCTTTGCTTTTGAATACCCAGAAATCATGGCAGTCCAAGAAACGACATCTCTCTCGGGCATTCGATCAAATACATGTTGCGCATATTCCAATTCTCCAGCTCTCACATGTGCCACTACCAAACCCGACCATGAAACAACATCCACATCCACTGTCTCAGCAAACACTCGTCTAGCTGCGCTGGGTACCCCTCTCGCTGCATACAAATGAATCAAAGCATTATTCACAAACAAATGAGAGCAAAATCCAAACTTCAAAACAACCCCATGAATCTCATCGGACTCCATAACCAAAGGGAGATCGATTTTCATCCTTGACCGCGATTTCAGCAGGAATGTGAGTGTAAACTCATCTGGGTCTACGGAATTCAGCCTCATCTGATTGAACAAATGAACCGAATAGGAAGGCGAAAAGCTCTTGGAATAACCTCGTATGAGAGTGTTATAGAAGAACGTGTTTGGGTTGGGCATTTGAGAGAACAGGCGGTAAGCATAGTGCAAATCGCCGGAAGGTGAGACAGCAGCGAAACGGAAGATCTTGGCGAGAACGATGCGGTGGTGATGGAGGTTTGTGAGGATTGCGTGGGCGTGGATTTGCTTGAGGTGTCTCATGGAGGAGCAGGACTGGGCCATGGTTGCCAAGGTATCTGCAAGATTCAAGCTTTGAAGACATAGCTTCTGGTTTGGCGGGAGCACCATGGGCGCTTCAGAGCCTCTCCTGGTTTCAGTTACGTTTTTTTGAATCTTcgcatgcttttttttttttttttttttttttggggcgaCTCAAAATCCTGGTCTTAAACAACGTTAGGCGGTTCGAATGATCCTGGCCGTTGATCGACTTCTCTGTGTGCCACATCATCGCTCTTTATCCATTATTTCTTTCTACACggtagaaattttaaataataatattttacaacaatgcaaaataataataaaactttttttttctttattaatttattagtcCTCCAATACAAAGTAAACCAACAGCCAATATATTTGCATTGCTCAGAACCAGTTGTTCTAAGTTGCAATCGTTTTAATTTCATGACAACATTCTAATTTCTAAATACAAATGAATAGTGATCAAGCAAAAGTTTAGTGATTTCtccatattaaatttaaaaattatttaacattAAATGCCATAAATTGGAATAATAAAGGGGAATATCTttgtttcctctttttttttttttttttttccttcaattttttagcAGGTAGTGCTTAATACTATCAACTGGAAAACTGCAgcctataataaataaataaattggcctcaaaatacaaaatttgatataaattaatTGTAAGCAAGCAACTGCTGGtacaaaaaaattttgtaagtggaaaaaaagtacaaaagaaATCGTGGGAGAGGAACTACTACAGAAGCTTCTTCCTCTCAAAGAATGTCTTGAGATGCCACAATTGCAAACCAGCAACCGACAGGCAAACTACAAGGGAGAGGAAGCTAAATGTGGCCATCTTGGAGTTGGTTGCCCTGTTCAGTTGTTGCATTTCTTCCTCCCTAAaacaccaagaaaaaaaaaaaaaaaaaaaaaacttgtataAGAAAATTAGATATAATAGAAGTATTCTGGTTCTTGAGTAAttcaaacccaaaaacaaaaacaatttcaaGGCTCCAAAGACTCCCAACTTTTGACAATCTTAACTCGCCTTTAACTAGGCAAGAGGATAGGGAGGACGATAAGTGGAAGAAGTGCGAGAGGAAAGGAAAAGTCAGATTGTAACTTTTTTATTCTCCCTGCAATGATTCCTGAATTCTATGAAAACGAATGGCATCAAGCACAACATCAATGGTGTATCCTATTACTCTCACCCCCTTCTGGTCCAAGTtcaaaatcaaggaaaaaaTGTATTGATAAAGGATCCATAAACTAATATCTGATCAGTAAAGACAGAATGATCCTAAAAAAAGGTTCTCCACATTCTTCAAGTGtactggggaaaaaaaaaaaaaaaaacagcaagtGATATTTTATTCCTCTTTCAAGAAAAAAGGAATAATGAATATGAGATCCTCATCCTCACTCCTCAGCATTTATTTTCAGTTTACATGGTTTAACTAATAGTTTCTGCAAAAATTTGGTATTGGCTATTACCTCAAACAGGCATAAAGATTGTAAGATCATATAAAGAATCCAAGATATGAAACTGAACAAATAGATAACCGGTAATTTTAAACAGAAGTTATATTCATTCCATACCTCTCACGGAGATAAAACATCTCATCATGGATGGATGCCACAGTGTCATACAACTTCTTCAACTCAAGTTCCATTACCTACCATAAGGAAAATAggcataaaaaagaatataaagaCCATTATTTTTAACAATGTATTAGAAATATGCATAACtaagaaaatatcaaatagatgaattataattaatatttgattgatGAGCTGAACCATTTATCAGATAATTATCTTGGCCAACAGTGTAATCACAGTAAAGGACTCACAAGAAAAgtgaagttaaaataatttatcataACCGTATCGTCAatggaaaagcaaaaaaagataTTCACCAAGTGAAAAAGTAAACAATGTTTTAGCTGAAGAAATTGAGCCTACACATGCAGTTTGATTCTGTAATGGACCTCGCGACCATGGCTTACCttcatttttccatttaattGACATAAAAAGGCTTATTATGGCGGACTGTAGacttttaatttgagctctgTCTCCATCTCACACATGGTTAACCCCCTTTACAAGACATTCTACTTCTGTTACATTTTTCCTATAGATACCTGCGGCATAACGCAACAGAATTCTTTGTGCCTTTCCTGAAGATATACTCATCAATTTCACTAACCAATACTAAATGCCACCTGAAAGTGAAAGACAATCAACTGTGTGGACATGCAGAAGTCTTCACTTAGCAAACAGGAAGACTCGGTTCAAGCCTTCAAGGTGATACAATGACCAAACCcaatataaaagaagaacagcTAAAACTTTCCTTATTACTCATTAACGCTGCCAGCAATTTGTTCCTCCAAAAACAGCCTAGCAGCTTCACATGGAAGCAATACTAATTCTAAAAGCAAATCACAATGATAATTTTCTCACAGGGCAAACGATATCAATGTGACACAACAGATGACACAAAATTTTACGAGAAAACCCATAAAAATTTACGTACTTCGATCTGTCCTTTCTTGGCAACTTTAGACCAGTCTTTAGCAGCCACACCCGTTCTCCAATCAAAATCTACAGTCACGGTCGTTGAAGGCTTGTGGTCAGGAGCCCAAAAGCAAGTCGTATAATCACCAGTTTCCGCCGCAGTAAATGCGAAAGTACCCGAATCCACGTGATCTGCATAGTGATAATTGTTCCCCTGAGGTGAACTCACCTATACACAACCCCCACAATACCCGATCAAATTCCCAAAATCAAGCCTCAAATgggaaattaataaataaataaataaaaacccaaatgggaaaattaataaatttacaacATTTCATTGCCTACTTGCAAGATAATTCATGCAGAACATTATCTTCATGCAAAAAGTTCAAAactttattatcaaaaaaaaaaaaaagacaagaaaataGATCATTGGGATTGGAAAAAAACTAAGCAATTACCCTGACAGTGAGCTTGTGGGTTTCGGGAATAGGAGACCCATCATGAGGATTATCAACACTGTACTTGCCCAAAGTCATGGCATTGTTCTTAATCTCCTCCGATATGCATTTGGTGGTCCCCGATTGGAGGTCGAACCGCATCGATTGCGAAGCTGTGCACATCAAACCTAACATCAAAACTATCACAAAATTAGCTGttgacattgttttttttttttttttttttcagagggTTTGGATGATCAGCTGTTGGGTTTTGAGTTCGTAGCTCTCTGAGAAAGACGAAAGGCTCTTCAACGCAACGCCGGagatctatttttttgtttctttggaaTAGACGGCCGGCTTCCTTACGTGTAACGCTCTCTCGGTATTCTTTTACTGTTAACCAATACCATCTTCCCACGTCATCATATGCTTGGTTCACTTTtcttaaattgtttattttcttttttaatttgtaattttgtaaccgtccaataatttcaaaaatgtaGAGGTAAAGTATTTCCATCATATTTATTTCGCATGCTTCAAAAAGCAAATTTGTTAAGAAAGTGATTTCAAATTAAATGatctattaataaaaaataaaaaaataaaaaaacgaagAAAGTTTACAAAGAGGAGCCCAAATGACAAATAATCACAGTAAATATGTGAGTTGGCCACAGTGATAAAGTTAGAAACAGTGGCAATGAAAATCAAAATGTCTGAATTTTCAGAGGATGAATTTctttccttattattattatttttttttcttgctttttggGAAGAAATCAACTGCTTTTCAAGCCCATTTGCAGGTCACTTTATGCATGCCTCTAAAACTTAATCCCTTTGATTAGACTGCTGCTGAAAAGGATAGGACATGCCATAAGGACTCGTGTCTCGTAATAGCACGCTACTTTGAGGAGTTGGCAATCGATAAAAGTAAAATAGGCTGCCACCAAGCGATGGTGATAGGAGCTTGTTTGTATTATAGTGGCtggaaattttacttttttccatAACTTTAAATGGTTCTGAAAGTCTTAGCTGTCCATCTTATTCCCAAGTGGGTCCTCTTTTACTCGTCCTAATTCTTTTGATACCCATTCAtatctgtatttttatttttgtgacatATTTTGGTGGATGAATTGTGAACTGTGATTGGGGGTTCCCCAGTTTCAGTCGTTGCAGTAAATGGTACGACGGATCTGTCTCTTTGTGTTCAAATGCAATCGGGTTCTTagcagaaaaaggaaaaatgggtTAGTTGGATTAATGAAATGGTAATCTTTACGTCTGAGCTCAAATGTTTAGTCAACCACAAAGGAAAAATGGCTGAGTTGGATTAATGAAATGGTAATCTTTACGTCTGAGCTAAAATGTTTAGTCAACCACCAATAATTGAAGCATTAATGCATATGTACCTAAACCTTGTTTAATTGCTCCTATCCCATCCCTTTAAGGCCTTCCTACACTATACCTAAATCAACAATAGCGCACCAACTGTTTGTGTAAGTCCAAGAGAGCCAGTAATTTCAGCCAACAACTTTGTTTTATGGATTACGGTCAGTAAAAATGTAGCCTTCTCAAAGAAAAAGCTTGAGATTAACTCAacctgtttcttttcttttctttttatgtgtAATTACACAGATAATTTAGAAAAGTTCTTAGc
Proteins encoded in this window:
- the LOC107415914 gene encoding pentatricopeptide repeat-containing protein At5g56310-like isoform X1, with amino-acid sequence MVLPPNQKLCLQSLNLADTLATMAQSCSSMRHLKQIHAHAILTNLHHHRIVLAKIFRFAAVSPSGDLHYAYRLFSQMPNPNTFFYNTLIRGYSKSFSPSYSVHLFNQMRLNSVDPDEFTLTFLLKSRSRMKIDLPLVMESDEIHGVVLKFGFCSHLFVNNALIHLYAARGVPSAARRVFAETVDVDVVSWSGLVVAHVRAGELEYAQHVFDRMPERDVVSWTAMISGYSKAKRSREALDLFWDMRDAGVRPDEVTMVGVITACTNLGDLETGTEIHRYIEDNGCGWMVSLCNALIDLYAKCGYMDGAWQVFRNMNRKSLITWNSIISACANHGNADDAFSLYESMVNSGIQPDGITFLALLVAYTHKGLVDEGYRLFESMQKDYGIEASIEHYGCMVDMLGKAGRLEEAYQLITSMPIPSNDAVWGALLAACRTHGNVDMAERVVKRLLELKPDEGGYYILLRDIYVAAGRTEEANEMRHAMMINGARKNPGCSWMGA
- the LOC107415914 gene encoding pentatricopeptide repeat-containing protein At1g74630-like isoform X2 translates to MVLPPNQKLCLQSLNLADTLATMAQSCSSMRHLKQIHAHAILTNLHHHRIVLAKIFRFAAVSPSGDLHYAYRLFSQMPNPNTFFYNTLIRARGVPSAARRVFAETVDVDVVSWSGLVVAHVRAGELEYAQHVFDRMPERDVVSWTAMISGYSKAKRSREALDLFWDMRDAGVRPDEVTMVGVITACTNLGDLETGTEIHRYIEDNGCGWMVSLCNALIDLYAKCGYMDGAWQVFRNMNRKSLITWNSIISACANHGNADDAFSLYESMVNSGIQPDGITFLALLVAYTHKGLVDEGYRLFESMQKDYGIEASIEHYGCMVDMLGKAGRLEEAYQLITSMPIPSNDAVWGALLAACRTHGNVDMAERVVKRLLELKPDEGGYYILLRDIYVAAGRTEEANEMRHAMMINGARKNPGCSWMGA
- the LOC107415915 gene encoding uncharacterized protein At5g39570, with the protein product MPYYTHSQDSIDEFDEFDPTPYGGGYDITLTYGRPLPPSEETCYSNSSPSDELDYDRPQFSSYAEPSAYADSALDTEYSSYARYKPRPGSGPAFGAPQGGGGYGGDRPQPAYGFQPQVNKPGYGGSEYGSERPGSEYGSGYGRKTDYEQQSSEYGSGYGRKSEYEQQSSEYGSGYGRKTEYEQPSSEYGSGYGRKTEYEQPSSEYGSGYGRKSEYEQQSSEYGSGYGRKTEYEQQSSEYGSGFGRKSEFEQPSSEYGSGYRQKPESDEYGSGYGRKTDNPASEYGSGYDRKPTYGEEQGSGYGYGGSGYGRNESERPGYGDEPPKRPSYGSQSYESQGAEEYGRPAYQRPSYGRIEEEDYRKPSYERRGDDDEDRPKYGYGEESYGRKKDGDDDSDDDEEKKHRHYKHHHHHRKSYDDE
- the LOC107415916 gene encoding transmembrane emp24 domain-containing protein p24delta7, which codes for MSTANFVIVLMLGLMCTASQSMRFDLQSGTTKCISEEIKNNAMTLGKYSVDNPHDGSPIPETHKLTVRVSSPQGNNYHYADHVDSGTFAFTAAETGDYTTCFWAPDHKPSTTVTVDFDWRTGVAAKDWSKVAKKGQIEVMELELKKLYDTVASIHDEMFYLREREEEMQQLNRATNSKMATFSFLSLVVCLSVAGLQLWHLKTFFERKKLL